The following proteins are encoded in a genomic region of Sparus aurata chromosome 23, fSpaAur1.1, whole genome shotgun sequence:
- the LOC115576426 gene encoding pentraxin fusion protein-like, translated as MRLPAILFLTAISTALAINCKPLTTSQVKESVTIQTLVFPSETATSYVEIVPLKPLNLTAFTLCMRVATEISKGREVIFFAYRTYSNDELNVWRELDGRYSFYLSGDGVMFSVPELGALQTHFCVTWDSRSGAAALFMDGRKSLTKIYKKGHTILAGGKVLIGQDPDNFVGRFDARQSFVGEINDVNMWDSVLSDSTIKDRFSGKREPKGNIFDWETIQLTTNGAVEVLNTEL; from the exons ATGAGACTCCCTGCGATACTTTTTCTCACCGCCATCTCCACAGCGTTGGCTATCAATTGTAAACCTTTAACCACCAGCCAAGTTAAAG AGAGTGTTACCATCCAGACCCTGGTGTTCCCCTCTGAGACTGCTACCAGTTATGTGGAGATAGTCCCTCTGAAACCCCTCAACCTGACGGCTTTCACTCTGTGCATGCGAGTGGCCACAGAGATCAGCAAAGGGCGTGAGGTCATCTTCTTTGCCTACCGGACTTATTCCAATGATGAGCTGAACGTGTGGCGTGAGTTGGACGGCAG ATATTCCTTCTACCTGAGTGGAGACGGCGTTATGTTCAGTGTCCCTGAGCTCGGAGCCCTGCAGACCCACTTCTGTGTCACCTGGGATTCCCGTTCAGGTGCAGCTGCCCTCTTCATGGACGGGAGGAAAAGCCTGACTAAAATCTACAAGAAGGGTCACACCATCCTCGCCGGGGGAAAGGTCCTCATCGGTCAAGATCCGGACAATTTTGTGGGCAGGTTCGATGCCAGGCAGAGTTTTGTTGGGGAGATCAATGATGTTAATATGTGGGACTCTGTCCTCTCTGACAGCACGATTAAAGACAGGTTCTCCGGGAAGAGAGAACCAAAAGGGAACATTTTCGACTGGGAAACCATACAGCTTACAACTAATGGGGCGGTGGAGGTTCTTAATACTGAGCTGTAG
- the LOC115576427 gene encoding pentraxin fusion protein-like, protein MRLPVILFLIAISTVLAGSVPIQTLVFPSETSTSYVEMVPLKPINLKAFTLCMRVATELSGEREIILFAYRTQYYDELNVWRELDGRYSFALSGGSVVFSVPDLGAMQTHFCVTWDSSSGASALFMDGRKSLTKLYKKGHTIPPGGKVIIGQDPDSYLGEFDAKQSFVGEINDVNMWDSVLSDSTIKDMFSGKRVPRGNIFDWETIQLTTNGAVEVVNTEL, encoded by the exons ATGAGACTCCCTGTGATACTTTTTCTCATTGCCATCTCCACGGTGTTGGCCG GGAGTGTTCCCATCCAGACCCTGGTGTTCCCCTCTGAGACCAGCACCAGTTATGTGGAGATGGTCCCTCTGAAACCCATCAACCTGAAGGCTTTCACTCTGTGCATGCGAGTGGCCACAGAGCTCAGCGGAGAGCGCGAGATCATCCTGTTTGCGTACCGGACTCAATACTATGATGAGCTGAACGTGTGGCGTGAGCTGGACGGCAG ATATTCCTTCGCCCTGAGTGGAGGCAGTGTTGTGTTCAGTGTCCCTGACCTCGGGGCCATGCAGACCCACTTCTGTGTCACCTGGGATTCAAGTTCAGGTGCGTCTGCACTCTTCATGGACGGGAGGAAAAGCCTGACCAAACTTTACAAGAAGGGTCACACCATCCCCCCCGGAGGAAAGGTCATCATCGGGCAAGATCCGGACAGTTACTTGGGTGAATTTGATGCCAAGCAGAGTTTTGTTGGGGAGATCAATGATGTTAATATGTGGGACTCTGTCCTCTCTGACAGCACGATTAAAGACATGTTCTCCGGGAAGAGAGTACCAAGAGGGAACATTTTCGACTGGGAAACCATACAGCTTACAACTAATGGGGCGGTGGAGGTTGTTAATACTGAGCTGTAG